One Vespula pensylvanica isolate Volc-1 chromosome 1, ASM1446617v1, whole genome shotgun sequence genomic region harbors:
- the LOC122637312 gene encoding putative OPA3-like protein CG13603 isoform X2, producing MVVGVFPALKLGVLFIKQISKPLAKIIVNQAKNHPIFRRYFIIPPAQIYHWAEVKGKMYMMNLGKPTKVAKLNENMAIELGASLMGEVIIFGLAGACVMFEYNRQVTKEAKKEEIRIAQIQQFKHDINLLQKDSMQLQSEIMSLQNIIATLSKHKENQLSLIQRAILYYENNFREDR from the exons ATGGTAGTAGGTGTATTTCCTGCTCTTAAATTAGgtgtattatttatcaaacaaATAAGTAAACCTTTGGCTAAAATAATAGTTAATCAAGCTAAAAATCATCCTATATTCCGTAGATACTTTATTATTCCACCTGCTCAAA TTTATCATTGGGCAGAGGTAAAAGGTAAAATGTATATGATGAATCTTGGAAAACCAACAAAAGTAGCaaagttaaatgaaaatatggcAATAGAATTAGGAGCTAGTTTAATGGGAgaagttattatttttggTCTTGCTGGTGCATGTGTAATGTTTGAATACAATCGTCAAGTGActaaagaagcaaaaaaagaagaaatacgtATTGCACAGATACAACAATTTAAacatgatattaatttattacaaaaagataGTATGCAATTACAAAGTGAGATTATgtctttacaaaatattatagcaACATTGTCAAAACACAAAG AGAACCAACTATCGCTGATTCAACgtgctatattatattatgagaataattttagagaagatagatag
- the LOC122628326 gene encoding 2-methoxy-6-polyprenyl-1,4-benzoquinol methylase, mitochondrial has product MMTQKYLYFNTRICQILHKQLKNLYFHKYNYSKAKDVNIEDSERMTHFGFKEVKESEKAKEVHTVFENIANNYDKMNDIMSLGIHRLWKDIFIQELAPTHGTRLLDCAGGTGDISFRYINYLRNTKNINNIESYVTVCDINEYMLDVGKVRAERLGYTVKNNCNIEWKKEDAENLNFPDESFTAYTIAFGIRNVTHIDKVLSEAYRVLKPGGRFLCLEFTHLENDFLQWLYEQYSFQVIPVMGTLVTGKWEPYQYLAESIKKFPKQEEFKHMIDMSGFRNTSYKNLSCGIVAIHSGFKI; this is encoded by the exons atgatgACTCAAAagtatctttattttaatacgagAATATGTCAAATACTacataaacaattaaaaaatttatattttcataaatacaaTTACTCTAAAGCAAAAGATGTAAATATAGAAGATAGCGAAAGGATGACACATTTTGGTTTTAAAGAAGtcaaagaaagtgaaaaagctAAAGAAG tTCATACAGTGTTTGAAAATATTGCAAACAATTATGACaaaatgaatgatataatGAGTTTAGGTATTCATCGGCTTTGGAAAGATATATTCATTCAAGAATTAGCACCTACTCATGGAACTCGTCTCTTAGATTGTGCTGGTGGTACAGGAGATATatcatttagatatataaattatttgagaaataccaaaaatattaataatatagaaagcTATGTAACAGTATGTgacataaatgaatatatgttAGATGTTGGTAAAGTAAGAGCAGAAAGATTAGGATATACAGTAAAAAATAACTGTAACAttgaatggaagaaagaagatgctGAAAATCTTAATTTTCCTGATGAATCATTTACAGCATATACAATAGCATTTGGTATAAGAAATGTTACTCATATTGATAAg GTGTTATCAGAAGCATACAGAGTACTTAAACCTGGAGGTCGATTTCTATGTTTAGAATTTACTCatcttgaaaatgattttttacaaTG GCTTTATGaacaatattcttttcaaGTAATACCAGTGATGGGTACATTAGTCACTGGGAAATGGGAACCTTATCAATATCTTgcagaaagtataaaaaagtttccaaagcaagaagaatttaaa CATATGATAGATATGAGTGGTTTCAGAAATActagttataaaaatttatcttgtgGTATAGTAGCAATACATTCAGGATTTAAAATCTAA
- the LOC122637312 gene encoding optic atrophy 3 protein homolog isoform X1, producing the protein MVVGVFPALKLGVLFIKQISKPLAKIIVNQAKNHPIFRRYFIIPPAQIYHWAEVKGKMYMMNLGKPTKVAKLNENMAIELGASLMGEVIIFGLAGACVMFEYNRQVTKEAKKEEIRIAQIQQFKHDINLLQKDSMQLQSEIMSLQNIIATLSKHKGTKSELVERPTLTETDKNIDQLQSTDTTMNAETNVTENQLSLIQRAILYYENNFREDR; encoded by the exons ATGGTAGTAGGTGTATTTCCTGCTCTTAAATTAGgtgtattatttatcaaacaaATAAGTAAACCTTTGGCTAAAATAATAGTTAATCAAGCTAAAAATCATCCTATATTCCGTAGATACTTTATTATTCCACCTGCTCAAA TTTATCATTGGGCAGAGGTAAAAGGTAAAATGTATATGATGAATCTTGGAAAACCAACAAAAGTAGCaaagttaaatgaaaatatggcAATAGAATTAGGAGCTAGTTTAATGGGAgaagttattatttttggTCTTGCTGGTGCATGTGTAATGTTTGAATACAATCGTCAAGTGActaaagaagcaaaaaaagaagaaatacgtATTGCACAGATACAACAATTTAAacatgatattaatttattacaaaaagataGTATGCAATTACAAAGTGAGATTATgtctttacaaaatattatagcaACATTGTCAAAACACAAAGGTACGAAGTCTGAACTAGTTGAACGACCGACATTAACAGAGACAGATAAAAACATTGATCAATTACAAAGTACAGACACAACAATGAATGCAGAAACAAATGTTACAGAGAACCAACTATCGCTGATTCAACgtgctatattatattatgagaataattttagagaagatagatag
- the LOC122637325 gene encoding centrosomal protein CCDC61-like — protein sequence MNESGSNLVTTYTFKGGKEYVVKMKVLAFKRCQRCLELTITDKFTAEDWRSSYDTAYIENLTHKTGNYKQFDVFVAMLQSGLLKTSESITLDLLTFEDLELLRSRKIDSSSISAISNKANNRRYLILTYTVEFDRIHYPLPLEYCGLPDPTILQATIRRLQAEIERLNATGMNKDLQKRIEKLSITNQRLLEENHKLSSGGKGIRRLASAISALENSVAKERASFRTQIQKLRAENAVLSLKIRQLTESTTRRSGDGSPAFKRRTPPPSSHSRRSINRRSRSRSPSIYGHFKASSLSPGSSVESFQTKNSSNRNIVKSRYICSKESKIDFGNLESRIYTLQKMLKEGINLS from the exons atgAACGAATCAGGATCTAATTTAGTGACCACATATACTTTTAAAGGAGGGAAAGAATATGtcgtaaaaatgaaagtattGGCTTTTAAACGATGTCAAAGATGTTTGGAATTGACGATAACCGATAAATTTACTGCTGAAGATTGGCGATCATCTTATGATACTGCAT atattgaaaatttgaCACATAAGACAGGAAATTATAAACAGTTTGACGTATTTGTCGCAATGCTGCAATCGGGACTATTAAAA acAAGCGAGTCTATCACATTGGATTTATTGACTTTTGAAGATCTAGAATTATTACGTTCTCGCAAAATTGATAGTAGTTCTATTTCAGCTATAAGTAATAAGGCAAATAATCGACGGTATCTCATTTTAACATATACAGTAGAATTTGATCg AATCCATTATCCATTGCCCTTGGAATACTGTGGTTTGCCTGATCCAACAATATTGCAAGCAACAATAAGAAGATTGCAAGCTGAAATTGAAAGATTAAATGCTACTGGTATGAATAAAGATCTTCAGAAACGGATAGAGAAACTTTCAATCACAAATCAAAGATTACTTGAAGAAAATCATAAACTCTCTAGTGGag GAAAAGGCATAAGACGATTAGCAAGTGCGATAAGCGCATTAGAAAATAGCGTTGCCAAAGAACGAGCATCGTTCCGAACACAAATTCAAAAACTTCGTGCTGAAAATGCCGTATTGTCATTAAAAATACGTCAGCTTACTGAGTCTACTACCAGAAGATCCGGTGATGGTAGTCCTGCATTTAAACGTCGGACTCCTCCACCTTCTTCGCATAGTCGTCGTTCCATtaatagaagaagtagaagtcgGTCTCCTTCTATTTATGGTCATTTTAAAGCATCTAGTTTGTCACCTg GAAGTTCAGTGGAGTCATTCCAAACtaaaaattcatcgaatcGGAATATTGTAAAATCACGTTACATTTGCTCTAAAGAATCAA AGATTGATTTTGGAAATTTGGAATCAAGGATTTACACACttcaaaaaatgttaaaagagGGAATTAATCTTagttaa